One region of Brachyhypopomus gauderio isolate BG-103 chromosome 9, BGAUD_0.2, whole genome shotgun sequence genomic DNA includes:
- the LOC143522395 gene encoding LOW QUALITY PROTEIN: cation channel sperm-associated auxiliary subunit epsilon-like (The sequence of the model RefSeq protein was modified relative to this genomic sequence to represent the inferred CDS: inserted 1 base in 1 codon; substituted 1 base at 1 genomic stop codon), whose product MPVVQQTSPAGTPLLEESRHELVYKSQLTTPASLRAAAADSPSAFMKCKMCGFTTINPLVSNSVGEEERSLFISNSVFGFTWYAVILINRLWIINPDDADPAELNNTALVPSALSQYITKQFFKKGQFPEIVISLSTEAYQSYFTSQLXEIWYWETLVPDRFNRFSVFGQPVSLWQQFVAPSQHTFCWAVPHNLYGGPEVPVHLAGGSQLSVVWDTCAPQNSASXLTEDSFRSHQEVMVDPGELPVPPQGHFTVDDAVLLENGIIFRTGDALLWRASEDGVLRMDAVKLLSEGVRGLKFRGRSVDHYPSQIRTNVELATVITWTSHCLFTGGKSLNWENNSSYFRNTQMPSWPNATIMTASFGSCPTTLAVLVTVTSALTSLLMWNKDAILYSFQNNTRWGFLHPSNTSSLRQDANGSHIHQVVLDSSLNMLVKKENNVMFFCRVGVERPVRMTPWIEPGLPTALYLNPKVQFVVLSVVEGRVRAQSYPVRSESRGAARGGPDGCPFITFTHSMNKPAYYLNKGDAPELWAQISYFHVGCPPHRHIRVAKPPEVPCEVNIFKDNMISGSALRNPQKEDLYVNYNWEKFGCVLKMHYKTEFKPKLHLYDGDTFVRNVDANFIVWDRFGRMDYSFTATMQQVACLQEAQTWKTMLAGGLLLQKGWGPENYRSCFVPGSGKMGNLNQPYETMNRSSMNYLTFSSLESTTYVFNVKILDPNYSFCDLQAVFAVQTYRIDIL is encoded by the exons ATGCCGGTGGTTCAGCAGACATCCCCAGCAGGAACACCGTTGCTAGAAGAGTCGAGGCACGAGTTGGTGTACAAGAGTCAGCTCACAACACCAGCCAGCCTCCGAGCAGCTGCTGCTGA CTCACCCAGTGCTTTCATGAAGTGCAAAATGTGTGGATTTACAACCATAAACCCGCTGGTTTCT AACTCTGTGGGAGAGGAAGAACGCTCTCTGTTCATTAGCAACTCAGTCTTCGGTTTCACATGGTATGCTGTTATCCTAATAAACAG ATTGTGGATCATTAATCCTGATGATGCTGACCCAGCTGAACTCAACAATACAGCACTGGTGCCTTCAGCA cTATCCCAGTATATTACTAAACAGTTCTTCAAGAAGGGACAATTCCCAGAGATTGTGATCTCTTTGAGCACAGAAGCTTATCAGAGTTATTTTACCAGTCAATTGTAAGAAATATG GTACTGGGAAACTCTGGTTCCTGACAGGTTCAACAGGTTTTCTGTATTTGGACAACCAGTGTCTTTATGGCAACAGTTTGTTGCTCCCAGTCAACACACATTTTGCTGGGCAGTGCCACACAACCTATACGGAGGCCCGGAGGTGCCAGTTCATCTGGCTGGAGGAAGCCAGCTCTCTGTGGTGTGGGACACGTGCGCCCCACAGAACTCTGCTT GACTGACTGAGGACTCATTCCGCTCCCACCAGGAGGTGATGGTGGACCCGGGCGAGCTGCCTGTTCCTCCCCAGGGTCACTTCACAGTGGACGATGCCGTTTTGCTGGAGAACGGTATTATTTTCCGCACAGGAGACGCTCTGCTCTGGAGGGCCAGTGAGGACGGAGTGTTGAGGATGGACGCAGTGAAGCTGTTGAGTGAGGGAGTCAGAGGCCTGAAGTTCAGAGGGCGCTCTGTGGATCACTACCCCTCCCAGATCAGGACA AATGTGGAGCTGGCCACGGTCATCACATGGACCAGCCACTGCCTTTTCACTGGAGGGAAAAGCTTGAACTGGGAAAACAACAGCAGTTATTTTAGAAACACCCAGATGCCGTCATGGCCCAACGCCACCATCATGACCGCGTCTTTCGGGTCCTGCCCCACCACCCTCGCCGTGCTGGTCACGGTCACTTCAGCCCTGACCAGCCTCCTCATGTGGAACAAAGACGCCATACTCTACAGTTTTCAGAATAACACGCGATGGGGATTCTTACATCCTTCCAACACCTCTAGTCTACGCCAGGACGCCAATGGCAGCCATATTCACCAGGTGGTTTTGG ACTCGTCCTTGAACATGTTGGTAAAGAAGGAGAACAACGTGATGTTCTTCTGCAGGGTGGGCGTGGAGAGGCCGGTGCGGATGACCCCCTGGATAGAGCCGGGCCTACCCACAGCGCTCTACCTAAACCCAAAGGTGCAGTTTGTTGTGCTGAGCGTGGTGGAGGGCAGAGTTCGGGCACAGAGCTACCCTGTGCGCTCGGAGTCCCGCGGTGCCGCTCGGGGGGGCCCAGACGGCTGCCCCTTCATTACGTTCACCCACAGCATGAACAAACCCGCCTACTACCTCAACAAGGGGGACGCCCCTGAGCTGTGGGCTCAG ATTTCCTATTTTCATGTTGGCTGCCCACCACATAGACACATCCGGGTTGCAAA GCCACCCGAAGTACCCTGTGAGGTGAATATTTTTAAAGACAACATGATATCTGG GTCAGCACTGAGAAATCCACAGAAGGAGGACTTG TATGTCAACTACAACTGGGAGAAGTTTGGCTGTGTGCTGAAAATGCATTACAAAACTGAATTTAAACCAAAACTTCACCT GTATGACGGAGACACATTTGTGCGAAACGTGGACGCCAATTTTATAGTCTGGGACAGGTTTGGTCGAATGGACTATTCGTTCACTGCGACCATGCAGCAG GTGGCCTGTCTTCAGGAAGCTCAGACGTGGAAGACGATGCTTGCTGGTGGACTTCTCCTTCAGAAGGGTTGGGGTCCTGAG AATTACAGGAGCTGTTTTGTGCCTGGTTCTGGAAAAATGGGAAACCTTAACCAGCCTTATGAAACCATGAACAGAAGCTCCATGAATTATCTAACGTTTTCATCACTAGAGAGCACCACATATGTCTTTAATGTCAAGATACTGGATCCCAACTACAG C